Proteins from a single region of Verrucosispora sp. NA02020:
- a CDS encoding sodium:proton antiporter — translation MILALTVGALVTAAVYLLLQRDFLRVVLGFVLLSHAVNLLLFSAGGINRRGEPLGPDPDPATTADPLPQAFVLTAIVIAFAITIYLLVLAVTGRPRPSGDQSTEAPQPDDPERPTGAATTSTGHDRTGEPRDRQEVTS, via the coding sequence GTGATTCTCGCGCTGACCGTCGGAGCGCTCGTCACCGCAGCGGTCTACCTCCTGCTGCAACGCGACTTCCTCCGCGTCGTGCTGGGCTTCGTCCTGCTCAGCCACGCCGTCAACCTGCTGCTGTTCAGCGCCGGGGGCATCAACCGGCGCGGTGAGCCGCTCGGGCCGGACCCGGATCCGGCGACCACGGCAGATCCGCTGCCGCAGGCGTTCGTGCTGACCGCCATCGTGATCGCCTTCGCGATCACGATCTACCTGCTCGTCCTGGCCGTCACCGGTCGGCCCCGACCGTCGGGTGACCAGTCGACCGAGGCGCCGCAACCCGACGATCCCGAGAGGCCGACCGGAGCGGCGACCACGAGCACCGGGCACGACCGCACCGGCGAGCCCCGCGACCGGCAGGAGGTGACGTCGTGA
- a CDS encoding TetR family transcriptional regulator, with protein sequence MRQPPLHGKRADTRHRLVSHALDLFELQGFEGTTVAQIAARARVSEMTFFRYFTSKEMVVLDDPYDPLIAEAVAGQPDTLPPLHRVTRGLRAALTRLDDLADETTRRRVRIVAHSPTLRAGMTRTTAATETAIADRLITDGVPPLPARVAAAVALAALTCALLEWATATPPTSLTDAISVALDTVEGTRHD encoded by the coding sequence GTGAGGCAACCACCCCTGCACGGCAAACGGGCCGACACCCGTCACCGCCTGGTCAGCCACGCCCTGGACCTGTTCGAACTACAGGGATTCGAGGGCACCACCGTCGCCCAGATCGCCGCCCGCGCCCGGGTCTCGGAGATGACGTTCTTCCGCTACTTCACCAGCAAGGAGATGGTCGTCCTCGACGACCCGTACGACCCCCTGATCGCCGAGGCAGTGGCCGGGCAACCGGACACACTGCCACCGCTGCACCGGGTCACGCGCGGTCTGCGCGCAGCGCTGACGCGCCTGGACGACCTGGCGGACGAGACCACACGACGCCGCGTCCGGATCGTGGCCCACTCCCCGACCCTGCGCGCCGGCATGACCCGCACCACTGCGGCCACCGAGACGGCCATCGCCGACCGACTCATCACCGACGGCGTCCCGCCGTTACCCGCCCGGGTCGCCGCCGCCGTCGCTCTCGCGGCACTGACCTGCGCCCTCCTGGAATGGGCGACGGCTACGCCGCCCACCAGCCTCACCGACGCCATCAGCGTCGCCCTGGACACCGTCGAGGGCACCCGCCATGACTGA
- a CDS encoding monovalent cation/H(+) antiporter subunit G, giving the protein MGQVLALLGAAIFVAAAIGLHRLPDPYTRTSAVATAAGLGITFIVAGAAFLDPHLSNTVKAIIAIVLQLATSAVGGMVIARSAVLSGHRFSSNTDPGEITDQPERNG; this is encoded by the coding sequence GTGGGACAGGTCCTCGCACTCCTCGGCGCGGCCATCTTCGTCGCCGCGGCCATCGGACTGCACCGCCTGCCCGACCCCTACACCCGCACCTCGGCAGTGGCCACCGCCGCCGGGCTCGGCATCACGTTCATCGTCGCCGGAGCGGCTTTCCTCGACCCCCACCTGTCGAACACGGTCAAGGCGATCATCGCCATCGTGCTGCAACTGGCCACCTCGGCCGTCGGCGGCATGGTGATCGCCCGGTCCGCCGTGCTGTCCGGTCACCGATTCAGCAGCAACACCGACCCTGGCGAGATCACCGATCAGCCGGAAAGGAACGGGTGA
- a CDS encoding DUF4212 domain-containing protein — protein sequence MTEVTPDQTGGGGEPPPSPPPASPDNGWRREYWSRNLRLMVILLAIWFIVSFGFGVLLVEPLNEIVIAGFPLGFWFAQQGSIYVFVVLIFVYAKMMDRLDRQFGVDEQETEGAAS from the coding sequence ATGACCGAGGTAACCCCAGACCAGACGGGTGGTGGCGGTGAGCCACCACCGTCGCCACCTCCGGCATCGCCGGACAACGGCTGGCGCAGAGAATATTGGAGCCGGAACCTCCGGCTCATGGTCATCCTGTTGGCCATCTGGTTCATCGTCTCGTTCGGGTTCGGCGTTCTGCTGGTCGAACCGTTGAACGAGATCGTCATCGCCGGCTTCCCGCTCGGCTTCTGGTTCGCCCAACAAGGATCGATCTATGTCTTCGTGGTCCTGATCTTCGTGTACGCGAAGATGATGGACCGTCTCGACCGCCAGTTCGGTGTCGACGAGCAGGAGACCGAGGGGGCGGCGTCGTGA
- a CDS encoding ABC transporter permease: MTPALTAALDVELHKLAASRVIRTTTVLLVAGITILTSALTYAARSGNDQVIAQLGPLADATGWALLTGVAAQSTAAGGLLAFGVALSWLVGREFSDATVTGLFAQPVSRPVLVAAKLLSHLFWTALVAIALTAAIALTGTLLGLGAWNTDVSAALGRQLVLTVSSALVATPAAWAATLGRGLLPGIATTIGLIVTAQVTAIAGTGAWFPIAAPALWALRPDAVSPAQLALVTVVPAIFAALTITAWARLQLDR; the protein is encoded by the coding sequence ATGACTCCCGCCCTGACCGCCGCACTCGACGTCGAACTCCACAAACTGGCGGCCTCAAGGGTCATCCGCACCACCACCGTCCTGCTCGTCGCCGGCATCACCATCCTGACCAGCGCGCTCACCTACGCGGCCCGCAGCGGAAACGACCAGGTCATCGCGCAGCTCGGTCCACTGGCCGACGCCACCGGATGGGCCCTGCTGACCGGCGTCGCCGCGCAGAGCACCGCCGCCGGCGGTCTGCTCGCCTTCGGCGTCGCCCTGAGCTGGCTCGTCGGCCGCGAATTCAGCGACGCCACCGTCACCGGCCTGTTCGCCCAGCCCGTCTCCCGACCGGTCCTCGTCGCGGCCAAGCTGCTGTCGCACCTGTTCTGGACGGCACTGGTGGCCATCGCGTTGACCGCCGCGATCGCGCTGACCGGGACGCTTCTCGGCCTGGGCGCCTGGAACACCGACGTCAGCGCGGCTCTCGGGCGACAACTCGTGCTCACCGTCTCGTCGGCCCTCGTCGCCACCCCGGCCGCGTGGGCGGCGACACTCGGACGAGGACTGCTGCCCGGCATCGCCACCACCATCGGGCTGATCGTCACCGCACAGGTCACCGCCATCGCCGGTACCGGAGCATGGTTCCCCATCGCCGCACCCGCCCTGTGGGCGCTACGACCCGACGCCGTGAGCCCCGCACAACTCGCCCTGGTCACGGTCGTACCGGCAATCTTCGCCGCACTGACCATCACCGCCTGGGCCCGGCTCCAACTCGATCGCTGA
- a CDS encoding monovalent cation/H+ antiporter subunit D family protein: protein MTGTLLTLLVAVPLAGTGITAFARADTRWPIRLLVTVLAANLAAGVALVTTTRDGTVLAHGVGGWTSGIAIPFVADTLAALMVTVTGLLTLVCVLFALASGTGRLRLFAPLVLALTAGVNGALLTADVFNLFVFIEVMLLPSYGLFILARRQQGHPAAVGGSRLYVTFNLFVSTVLLAGIALLYGTAGTVNLAELAGAAADSPLVAAATAICLFALAMKAAVVPTYGWLGRAYPSTSPAVTALFSGLHTKVAIYAIYRIYAVVFDGDQRYLWIGLVVFSATMLVGVLAAVGADTMRSILAFHMVSQIGYILLGVALFTPAGLTAGIFYLLHHMIVKASLFLSTGAIETHYGTGRLDRLRGIVRREPVLAVSFGLAALSLAGLPPLSGFVAKLTLIMAAADAGHLAVVAITLAVSLITLLSMLKIWNAVFAASPPPDSPDDPAAGTGQLLTAERTTVKTSLVVPAAILAAVTVCLGLGGEFLLGLASTAADGLLDTSSYLEAVRR from the coding sequence GTGACCGGTACGCTGCTGACGCTTCTCGTCGCGGTCCCGCTCGCCGGGACCGGAATCACCGCCTTCGCGCGTGCCGACACCCGATGGCCGATCCGGCTGCTGGTCACCGTGCTCGCCGCCAACCTGGCGGCCGGTGTCGCCCTGGTCACCACGACCCGGGACGGCACCGTTCTCGCCCATGGCGTGGGCGGCTGGACGTCCGGCATCGCGATCCCGTTCGTCGCCGACACCCTCGCGGCGCTCATGGTGACCGTCACCGGGCTCCTCACCCTGGTATGTGTCCTGTTCGCGCTCGCCAGCGGCACCGGACGGCTGCGCCTGTTCGCACCGCTCGTGCTGGCCCTGACCGCCGGCGTCAACGGCGCGCTGCTCACCGCCGACGTGTTCAACCTCTTCGTCTTCATCGAGGTCATGCTGCTGCCGTCGTACGGGCTGTTCATCCTCGCCCGGCGGCAGCAGGGCCACCCGGCGGCGGTGGGCGGCTCCCGGTTGTACGTCACGTTCAACCTCTTCGTCTCCACCGTCCTCCTCGCCGGGATCGCGCTGCTCTACGGCACGGCCGGCACCGTCAACCTCGCCGAACTCGCCGGCGCCGCCGCCGACTCACCGCTGGTGGCGGCCGCGACCGCGATCTGCCTGTTCGCGCTGGCGATGAAGGCGGCGGTGGTGCCGACCTACGGCTGGTTGGGCCGCGCCTACCCCTCGACCTCCCCGGCGGTGACCGCCCTCTTCTCCGGCCTGCACACCAAGGTGGCGATCTACGCGATCTACCGCATCTACGCCGTGGTGTTCGACGGGGACCAGCGCTACCTGTGGATCGGCCTGGTCGTGTTCAGCGCGACGATGCTCGTCGGCGTGCTGGCCGCGGTCGGCGCGGACACCATGCGCTCGATCCTCGCCTTCCACATGGTCAGCCAGATCGGCTACATCCTGCTCGGAGTGGCCCTGTTCACGCCCGCCGGACTGACCGCCGGGATCTTCTACCTGCTGCACCACATGATCGTCAAAGCCTCGCTGTTCCTGTCCACCGGCGCGATAGAGACCCACTACGGCACCGGCCGACTCGACCGGCTCCGGGGAATCGTCCGCCGCGAACCCGTGCTGGCGGTCAGCTTCGGTCTCGCCGCGCTGTCGTTGGCCGGCCTGCCACCGCTGTCGGGGTTCGTGGCCAAACTGACCCTCATCATGGCCGCCGCCGACGCGGGCCACCTGGCGGTGGTCGCGATCACGCTCGCGGTCAGCCTGATCACGCTGCTGTCCATGTTGAAGATCTGGAACGCGGTGTTCGCCGCGTCTCCCCCACCGGACAGTCCCGACGACCCGGCCGCCGGCACCGGACAACTGCTCACCGCCGAGCGCACCACGGTGAAGACCAGCCTGGTCGTACCGGCCGCGATCCTGGCGGCCGTCACCGTCTGCCTCGGCCTCGGCGGGGAGTTCCTGCTCGGCCTGGCCTCCACCGCCGCCGACGGCCTGCTCGACACCTCCTCCTACCTCGAGGCGGTGCGGCGATGA
- the der gene encoding ribosome biogenesis GTPase Der, whose protein sequence is MELREPDLDIEEPAGPQPVVAVVGRPNVGKSTLVNRIIGRRQAVVEDVPGVTRDRVPYDAQWSGRTFTVVDTGGWEPDAKDRAAAIAAQAETAVFTADVVIFVVDATVGSTDVDEAAVKMLRRSAKPVILVANKADNTNIELEATSLWSLGLGEPHPISALHGRGSGDLLDKILEALPEAPKIVENRPRGPRRVALVGRPNVGKSSLLNRFSGEERAVVDAVAGTTVDPVDSLVTIGGDTWHLVDTAGLRKRVGKASGTEYYASLRTASAIEAAEVAVVLLDSSEPISEQDQRILTMVTEAGRALVIAFNKWDLVDADRRYYLDKEIDRELRRIPWAIRLNLSAQTGRAVDKLAASLHRALASWETRIPTAQLNAWLTALVQATPHPVRGGRAPRILFATQAGVAPPRFVLFTTGPLDAGYQRFVERKLREEFGFEGSPIEISVRPRKKLGPGGRGKAHG, encoded by the coding sequence GTGGAGCTGCGGGAACCGGACCTCGACATCGAGGAGCCGGCCGGTCCGCAGCCGGTGGTGGCCGTGGTCGGCCGCCCCAACGTCGGCAAGTCCACTCTGGTCAACCGGATCATCGGGCGTCGCCAGGCGGTCGTCGAGGACGTGCCCGGCGTGACCCGGGACCGGGTCCCGTACGACGCGCAGTGGTCCGGTCGGACCTTCACCGTGGTGGACACCGGCGGCTGGGAACCGGACGCGAAGGACCGGGCGGCGGCCATCGCCGCGCAGGCCGAGACGGCCGTGTTCACCGCCGACGTGGTGATCTTCGTGGTCGACGCGACGGTGGGCTCCACCGACGTCGACGAGGCGGCGGTCAAGATGCTGCGCCGCAGTGCCAAGCCGGTCATCCTGGTGGCCAACAAGGCCGACAACACCAACATCGAGCTGGAGGCCACCTCTCTGTGGTCGCTCGGCCTCGGCGAGCCGCACCCGATCTCGGCCCTGCACGGTCGAGGCTCCGGTGACCTGCTCGACAAGATCCTGGAGGCGCTGCCCGAGGCGCCGAAGATCGTGGAGAACCGCCCGCGCGGCCCGCGCCGGGTCGCGCTGGTCGGTCGGCCCAACGTCGGCAAGTCCAGCCTGCTGAACCGCTTCTCCGGCGAGGAACGCGCCGTGGTCGACGCGGTCGCCGGCACCACCGTCGACCCGGTCGACAGCCTGGTCACCATCGGCGGCGACACCTGGCACCTGGTGGACACCGCCGGCCTGCGCAAGCGGGTCGGCAAGGCCAGCGGCACCGAGTACTACGCCAGCCTGCGGACCGCCTCGGCGATCGAGGCGGCCGAGGTGGCGGTGGTGCTGCTCGACTCCAGTGAGCCGATCAGCGAGCAGGACCAGCGCATCCTGACCATGGTCACCGAGGCCGGGCGGGCACTCGTCATCGCCTTCAACAAGTGGGACCTGGTCGACGCCGACCGTCGGTACTACCTGGACAAGGAGATCGACCGGGAACTGCGCCGCATCCCGTGGGCGATCCGGCTGAACCTGTCGGCACAGACCGGACGGGCCGTCGACAAGCTCGCCGCCTCCCTGCACCGGGCCCTGGCGAGCTGGGAGACCCGGATCCCGACCGCGCAGCTCAACGCGTGGCTCACCGCCCTGGTGCAGGCCACCCCGCACCCGGTACGCGGGGGACGGGCCCCCCGCATCCTGTTCGCCACCCAGGCCGGGGTCGCCCCGCCGCGCTTCGTGCTCTTCACCACCGGCCCGCTGGACGCCGGCTACCAGCGCTTCGTGGAACGCAAGCTCCGCGAGGAGTTCGGCTTCGAGGGCAGCCCCATCGAGATCTCGGTACGCCCCCGCAAGAAGCTCGGCCCCGGCGGCCGAGGCAAGGCCCACGGCTGA
- a CDS encoding monovalent cation/H+ antiporter complex subunit F, whose protein sequence is MILLDIATAGCGFAFLVSAYRIARGPTPADRAIAADLLTFAVIGLIALIGVRAHRHGTFDLVLVATLVAFLAAVSLARAIANGRR, encoded by the coding sequence ATGATCCTTCTGGACATCGCCACCGCCGGCTGCGGATTCGCCTTCCTCGTGTCGGCCTACCGCATCGCCCGTGGACCCACCCCCGCCGATCGGGCCATCGCCGCCGACCTGCTCACCTTCGCCGTCATCGGTCTCATCGCACTGATCGGCGTACGCGCCCACCGCCACGGCACCTTCGACCTGGTCCTGGTCGCCACCCTGGTGGCGTTCCTCGCCGCCGTCTCGTTGGCCCGCGCGATCGCGAACGGACGCCGATGA
- a CDS encoding ABC transporter ATP-binding protein, protein MTERLTTTALAHDFGDGAGVFGIDLTVHPGEIHALVGLNGAGKTTLMRLILGMLHPTTGTCQINGRHLTQLTADDWARVGHLVEHPFAYPELDVRTNLRLAARLRRRPAAEAASLAEHAMTELDLTRYATITTRRLSQGNRQRLGLAAATQHHPHLIVLDEPTNALDPAGVIRLRTVLSRRAEAGAGILVSSHHLDEVARIANRISVVNRGRLIGTLEPDTADLERTFFALVYQHEQDHPR, encoded by the coding sequence ATGACTGAACGACTCACGACCACCGCCCTGGCCCACGACTTCGGCGACGGCGCGGGCGTGTTCGGCATCGACCTCACCGTGCACCCCGGCGAGATCCACGCCCTCGTCGGTCTCAACGGCGCCGGCAAGACGACCCTCATGCGTCTGATCCTCGGCATGCTGCACCCCACCACCGGCACCTGCCAGATCAACGGCCGTCACCTGACCCAGCTCACCGCCGACGACTGGGCCCGGGTCGGCCATCTCGTCGAACACCCCTTCGCCTACCCCGAACTCGACGTCCGGACCAACCTGCGGCTCGCCGCACGCCTCCGCCGCCGACCCGCCGCAGAAGCCGCCAGCCTGGCCGAACACGCCATGACCGAACTCGACCTGACCCGGTACGCCACCATCACCACCCGACGGCTGTCGCAAGGCAACCGGCAGCGCCTCGGTCTCGCCGCCGCGACACAGCACCACCCTCACCTGATCGTCCTCGACGAACCCACCAACGCCCTCGACCCGGCCGGCGTGATCCGGCTGCGCACCGTCCTGTCCCGACGGGCCGAAGCCGGTGCCGGGATCCTGGTCTCCAGCCACCACCTCGACGAGGTGGCCCGCATCGCGAACCGCATCTCCGTCGTCAACCGCGGGCGGCTCATCGGCACCCTCGAACCCGACACCGCCGACCTGGAACGCACCTTCTTCGCCCTCGTCTACCAGCACGAACAGGACCACCCGCGATGA
- the nhaA gene encoding Na+/H+ antiporter NhaA yields the protein MAEVHRDSPSPRYGRFRRWVSLETTSGALLLVAAVAALVVANSPWRGAYASLSAARIGPSDLHLDLSVSAWAADGLLAIFFFVVGVELKQEIVAGSLRRLGEAAVPVLAAVGGMLAPAVVFVVVVVARGDPAALRGWAIPTATDIAFALAVLAIFGRGLPVALRTFLLTLAVVDDLLAIIVIAVFYSGDLDGLALVLSFAAVALFAVVARSRRPSWWLLLPAAALAWGFMHASGVHATIAGVLLGLCVTVRPVFGEPEGRAHRFEQAVRPVSSGFALPVFAFFAAGVTLVDGEGIGVLFAQPVLLAIVLALVVGKLLGVLGVTALVTRFTGLRLPDAIGVRDLLPIGFLTGIGFTVSLLISELSFPDAVHTDGATVGVLAGTLLAAFLAALTLRWDARRARERDMNRDGVVDSDTRPIRDPAEEEPGPGFGSR from the coding sequence ATGGCGGAAGTGCATCGAGACTCTCCTTCGCCCCGGTATGGCAGGTTCCGGCGATGGGTGTCGTTGGAGACCACGAGTGGGGCGCTGCTCCTCGTGGCGGCCGTCGCGGCGCTGGTGGTGGCGAACTCGCCGTGGCGCGGGGCCTACGCCAGCCTCTCCGCAGCGAGGATCGGGCCGTCCGACCTGCATCTGGATCTGTCCGTGTCGGCGTGGGCGGCCGACGGGCTGCTCGCGATCTTCTTCTTCGTGGTGGGTGTGGAGCTCAAGCAGGAGATCGTCGCCGGGAGTCTGCGCCGGCTCGGCGAGGCGGCGGTGCCGGTGCTCGCTGCGGTCGGCGGGATGCTGGCTCCGGCCGTGGTCTTCGTGGTGGTGGTCGTGGCGCGGGGCGACCCGGCGGCGTTACGCGGCTGGGCGATTCCGACCGCCACGGACATCGCGTTCGCGTTGGCCGTCCTGGCGATCTTCGGTCGGGGTCTACCCGTCGCGCTCCGCACGTTCCTGCTGACCCTGGCGGTGGTCGACGACCTGTTGGCGATCATCGTGATCGCCGTGTTCTACAGCGGCGATCTCGACGGGCTCGCTCTCGTGCTCTCGTTCGCCGCGGTGGCACTGTTCGCGGTGGTTGCCCGGTCGAGACGACCGAGCTGGTGGCTGTTGCTGCCGGCGGCGGCGCTGGCGTGGGGTTTCATGCACGCGTCGGGGGTGCACGCGACCATTGCCGGGGTGCTGCTCGGGCTCTGCGTGACGGTCCGGCCGGTCTTCGGCGAGCCCGAGGGTCGGGCCCACCGGTTCGAGCAGGCCGTGCGTCCCGTCTCGTCCGGCTTCGCGTTGCCGGTGTTCGCGTTCTTCGCCGCAGGCGTCACGCTCGTCGACGGCGAGGGCATCGGGGTCCTGTTCGCCCAGCCGGTGCTCCTGGCGATCGTGCTCGCCCTGGTGGTCGGCAAACTCCTCGGCGTGCTCGGGGTCACGGCGTTGGTCACGCGGTTCACCGGTCTGCGGTTGCCGGATGCGATCGGGGTACGTGACCTGTTGCCGATCGGGTTCCTCACCGGCATCGGGTTCACCGTCTCGTTGCTCATCTCGGAGCTGTCGTTCCCCGATGCCGTGCACACCGACGGTGCGACGGTCGGCGTGCTGGCCGGTACGCTGCTCGCCGCCTTCCTCGCTGCGCTCACCCTGCGGTGGGACGCCCGTAGGGCGCGGGAGCGGGACATGAACAGGGACGGTGTCGTCGACAGCGACACCCGTCCGATCCGCGATCCCGCCGAGGAGGAACCCGGCCCGGGGTTCGGGAGCCGATGA
- a CDS encoding Na+/H+ antiporter subunit E encodes MTRVLTLPIRLVLFTLWFAGQIVQSSWTVLVDILTPGLTTTPRVVRMPLDSRTDLHVALIGVLITLTPGTLTLGVVAHDQDGQALLVHSMYHQDTESALADLRDMERRMLLALSLGDRP; translated from the coding sequence ATGACACGCGTACTCACCCTTCCGATCCGGCTCGTGCTGTTCACGCTCTGGTTCGCCGGCCAGATCGTCCAGTCCTCCTGGACGGTCCTGGTCGACATCCTGACGCCGGGCCTGACCACCACCCCCCGTGTGGTGCGCATGCCGCTGGACTCCCGCACCGACCTGCACGTGGCGCTCATCGGGGTGCTCATCACTCTCACGCCCGGAACCCTCACCCTCGGCGTGGTCGCCCACGACCAGGACGGTCAGGCGCTGCTCGTGCACTCCATGTACCACCAGGACACCGAGAGCGCCCTGGCCGACCTTCGCGACATGGAACGACGCATGCTGCTCGCCTTGAGCCTCGGAGACCGACCATGA
- a CDS encoding sodium:solute symporter family protein, with the protein MSQIQLWTLIFIGASFAVYLYIAWRSRVKETAGFYVAGQGIPTIANGAAVAADWMSAASFISMAGLIAFLGSDGSIYLMGWTGGYVLLALLIAPYLRKWGKFTVPEFVGDRYSELVRTVAAVAAIIISFTYVVGQMRGGGIVFSRFLGLDVTGGVIVAAVIIGLYAVLGGMKGITWTQVAQYSVLIVAYLIPAVAVAQQMTGIPIPQVSFGQILDELNAISLELGMAQFTDAFAARPQIDVFLVTMSLMIGTAGLPHVIVRFYTTKSVRGARYSAFWALLFIALLYTTAPAVGAFTKLNLLQGVNGVSADALPAWVDNWAATGLVTVGDGVTTIGSVSNNPASGADLIVNNDILVLASPEIAGLPAPIVGLVAAGGLAAAMSTAAGLLLVISSSFSHDLYFRRVKRDSTDKQRLLAGRIAMGLAVLISIYAGINPPAFVAQVVAFAFGLAAASFFPVIVLGIFWKRCNSAGAAAGMITGMVFTATYMIYTLPVFGTAANPHILDISPEGIGTIGAIVNFIVTIVVSKMTAPPRDEIAEMVENIRYPSERRPVAAGNVTGTP; encoded by the coding sequence GTGAGCCAGATCCAACTCTGGACCCTCATCTTCATCGGCGCCTCGTTCGCCGTGTACCTCTACATCGCCTGGCGCAGCCGGGTGAAGGAGACCGCCGGCTTCTATGTGGCCGGTCAGGGGATCCCCACCATCGCCAACGGTGCCGCTGTCGCGGCCGACTGGATGTCCGCGGCCTCGTTCATCTCGATGGCCGGCCTGATCGCCTTCCTCGGCTCGGACGGTTCCATCTATCTGATGGGCTGGACCGGCGGTTATGTGCTGCTGGCCCTGCTGATTGCGCCCTACCTGCGCAAGTGGGGCAAGTTCACCGTGCCCGAGTTCGTCGGTGACCGCTACTCGGAGCTGGTCCGCACCGTCGCCGCCGTGGCCGCCATCATCATCTCGTTCACCTATGTGGTCGGGCAGATGCGCGGTGGCGGCATCGTGTTCAGCCGATTCCTCGGCCTCGACGTCACCGGTGGTGTCATCGTCGCCGCTGTGATCATCGGCCTGTACGCGGTGCTCGGCGGCATGAAGGGCATCACCTGGACCCAGGTGGCCCAGTACTCGGTGCTGATCGTCGCCTATCTGATCCCTGCGGTGGCGGTGGCCCAGCAGATGACCGGCATCCCGATCCCGCAGGTGTCCTTCGGGCAGATCCTCGACGAGCTCAACGCGATCAGCCTGGAGCTGGGGATGGCCCAGTTCACCGACGCGTTCGCGGCGCGGCCGCAGATCGACGTGTTCCTGGTGACCATGTCGCTGATGATCGGCACCGCCGGCCTGCCGCACGTGATCGTTCGCTTCTACACCACGAAGAGCGTGCGCGGAGCCCGCTACTCGGCGTTCTGGGCACTGCTGTTCATCGCCCTGCTCTACACCACGGCTCCGGCCGTCGGCGCGTTCACCAAGTTGAACCTGTTGCAGGGCGTCAACGGCGTGTCGGCCGACGCGTTGCCCGCCTGGGTGGACAACTGGGCGGCGACCGGCCTGGTCACCGTCGGGGATGGCGTGACGACGATCGGATCGGTCAGCAACAATCCCGCCTCCGGCGCGGACCTGATCGTCAACAACGACATCCTGGTGTTGGCCAGCCCGGAGATCGCCGGCCTGCCGGCCCCGATCGTGGGTCTGGTCGCCGCTGGTGGCCTGGCCGCCGCGATGTCCACCGCTGCCGGACTGCTGCTGGTCATCTCCTCGTCGTTCTCGCACGACCTCTACTTCCGCCGGGTCAAGCGGGACTCGACCGACAAGCAGCGGCTGCTGGCCGGTCGGATCGCGATGGGTCTGGCGGTGCTGATCTCGATCTACGCCGGAATCAACCCGCCTGCCTTCGTGGCCCAGGTGGTGGCGTTCGCGTTCGGCCTGGCGGCGGCGAGCTTCTTCCCGGTCATCGTGCTCGGCATCTTCTGGAAGAGATGCAACTCGGCGGGTGCGGCAGCCGGCATGATCACCGGCATGGTGTTCACCGCCACCTACATGATCTATACGTTGCCGGTGTTCGGCACCGCGGCCAACCCGCACATCCTCGACATCAGCCCGGAGGGCATCGGCACCATCGGTGCCATCGTCAACTTCATCGTGACGATCGTGGTGTCGAAGATGACGGCGCCGCCACGGGACGAGATCGCGGAGATGGTGGAGAACATCCGCTACCCGTCCGAGCGTCGCCCCGTGGCTGCCGGCAACGTCACCGGAACGCCCTGA